A genomic segment from Amycolatopsis camponoti encodes:
- a CDS encoding SAM-dependent methyltransferase, whose product MCPPPVKGTNVTQASTPVGEVFERLLGPRATVSITAYDGSSSGPADAPVSIQVRSPLALDYLMSSPGDLGLARAYVAGALDVTGDLYTALHALSAQVDQLTPADRLWLLRKLGARHLRVVKPPAEEHPSRIRRGMTALRHSKGRDSEAIASHYDVSNRFYELVLGPSMAYTCAVFPQAGASLEEAQEHKFDLVCRKLGLQPGMKLLDVGCGWGGMVAHAVRHYGVEALGVTLSREQAQWAQKNIVSLGLADRAEIRHLDYRDVTETGFDAISSIGLTEHIGARNVPGYFRFLAEKLKPHGRLLNHCITNPDTSVAHRSRGFIDRYVFPDGELEAPGELVTAMHDAGLEVRHSENLREHYALTLAGWCANLDEHWDEAVSEAGAGRSRVWALYLAACRLAFERREIELHQILGVRTDREGGMGMPLRPDWGI is encoded by the coding sequence ATGTGTCCGCCGCCGGTGAAAGGAACGAACGTGACCCAGGCAAGCACCCCGGTCGGCGAGGTCTTCGAGCGCCTGCTCGGCCCCCGCGCGACCGTGTCGATCACCGCCTACGACGGCAGCAGCAGCGGCCCGGCCGACGCGCCGGTCTCGATCCAGGTGCGCTCCCCGCTGGCCCTGGACTACCTGATGTCGTCCCCCGGCGACCTCGGTCTCGCCCGCGCGTACGTCGCCGGCGCGCTCGACGTCACCGGCGACCTCTACACCGCGCTGCACGCGCTGTCGGCCCAGGTCGACCAGCTCACCCCGGCCGACCGGCTGTGGCTGCTGCGCAAGCTCGGTGCCCGCCACCTGCGGGTCGTCAAGCCGCCCGCCGAGGAGCACCCCAGCCGGATCCGGCGCGGGATGACCGCGCTGCGGCACTCGAAGGGCCGCGACAGCGAGGCCATCGCCAGCCACTACGACGTGTCCAACCGGTTCTACGAGCTGGTCCTCGGCCCGTCGATGGCCTACACGTGCGCGGTGTTCCCCCAGGCCGGCGCCTCGCTGGAGGAGGCGCAGGAGCACAAGTTCGACCTGGTCTGCCGCAAGCTCGGCCTCCAGCCGGGGATGAAGCTGCTCGACGTCGGCTGCGGCTGGGGCGGGATGGTCGCGCACGCCGTCCGGCACTACGGCGTCGAGGCGCTGGGCGTCACGCTCTCGCGCGAGCAGGCCCAGTGGGCGCAGAAGAACATCGTCTCCCTCGGCTTGGCCGACCGCGCCGAGATCCGCCATCTCGACTACCGGGACGTCACCGAAACCGGGTTCGACGCGATTTCGTCGATCGGCCTGACCGAGCACATCGGCGCCCGCAACGTGCCCGGCTACTTCCGGTTCCTCGCGGAGAAGCTCAAGCCGCACGGGCGTCTGCTCAACCACTGCATCACCAACCCCGACACCAGCGTCGCCCACCGGTCGCGCGGGTTCATCGACCGCTACGTCTTCCCGGACGGCGAGCTCGAGGCGCCCGGTGAGCTCGTCACGGCCATGCACGACGCCGGCCTGGAGGTTCGTCACTCGGAGAACCTCCGCGAGCACTACGCGCTGACGCTGGCCGGGTGGTGCGCGAACCTCGACGAGCACTGGGACGAGGCGGTCTCCGAGGCCGGTGCCGGGCGCAGCCGGGTGTGGGCGCTCTACCTCGCGGCCTGCCGGCTGGCGTTCGAACGCCGCGAGATCGAACTGCACCAGATCCTCGGGGTGCGGACCGACCGCGAGGGCGGGATGGGGATGCCGCTGCGCCCCGATTGGGGAATTTGA
- a CDS encoding endo-1,4-beta-xylanase, giving the protein MLRSIPIKRALLAAAVVTGIAVWQAPAASAAVPLKDITHRYVGSAVAASYLADEADYRAVLTREFDNVTPENEMKWGTVEAVRGQYDWSGADAIVRYAQTHHKTVRGHTLVWHSQLPDWVAALPAAELRRVLRDHITTEVKRYKGKIRAWDVVNELFNEDGTRRDTVFRQKLGDGFVADVFRWAHAADPSATLYINDYNIEGRNPKSDAVYDLVKTLKRQGVPIGGVGVQAHLSIQYGFPGEYRENLARLTKLGVDVAITEADVRIPTPPDAAKLDTQASYFDRLWDGCQAVRRCVEFTTWGFTDRHSWVPAVFPGEGAACLFDENLRPKPAYLRINP; this is encoded by the coding sequence ATGCTGCGAAGTATTCCTATTAAACGCGCCCTGCTGGCGGCCGCGGTCGTCACGGGCATTGCCGTGTGGCAGGCGCCGGCGGCTTCCGCGGCCGTTCCGCTGAAAGACATCACCCATCGCTACGTCGGCAGTGCGGTGGCGGCGTCCTACTTGGCGGACGAAGCCGATTACCGGGCCGTTCTCACCCGGGAATTCGACAACGTGACGCCCGAGAACGAGATGAAATGGGGCACGGTCGAAGCCGTTCGCGGCCAGTACGACTGGTCGGGCGCCGACGCGATCGTCCGGTACGCGCAAACGCACCACAAGACCGTCCGCGGTCACACGCTGGTCTGGCACTCCCAGCTGCCGGACTGGGTGGCCGCGCTGCCGGCCGCCGAGCTGCGGCGCGTCCTGCGCGACCACATCACCACGGAAGTCAAGCGGTACAAGGGAAAGATCCGCGCCTGGGACGTCGTCAACGAGCTGTTCAACGAGGACGGTACGCGCCGCGACACCGTCTTCCGGCAGAAGCTCGGCGACGGCTTCGTCGCCGACGTCTTCCGCTGGGCGCACGCGGCCGACCCGTCCGCGACGCTGTACATCAACGACTACAACATCGAAGGCCGCAACCCGAAGAGCGACGCGGTGTACGACCTGGTGAAGACCCTCAAGCGGCAGGGCGTCCCGATCGGCGGCGTCGGGGTCCAGGCGCACCTGTCGATCCAGTACGGCTTCCCGGGGGAGTACCGCGAGAACCTGGCCCGGCTGACGAAGCTCGGCGTGGACGTCGCGATCACCGAAGCCGACGTCCGGATCCCGACCCCGCCCGACGCGGCGAAGCTCGACACGCAGGCGAGCTACTTCGACCGGTTGTGGGACGGCTGCCAGGCGGTCCGGCGCTGCGTCGAGTTCACGACGTGGGGCTTCACGGACCGGCACTCGTGGGTCCCGGCCGTCTTCCCGGGCGAGGGCGCGGCCTGCCTGTTCGACGAGAACCTCCGGCCGAAGCCGGCGTACCTGCGCATCAACCCCTGA
- a CDS encoding cold-shock protein — translation MAQGSVKWFNGEKGFGFIAQDGGGPDVFVHYSEIQGSGFKSLDEGQRVEFEIGQGQKGPQAQRVSVI, via the coding sequence ATGGCTCAGGGCAGTGTCAAGTGGTTCAACGGCGAAAAGGGCTTCGGCTTCATCGCGCAGGACGGCGGGGGTCCGGACGTGTTCGTCCACTACTCCGAGATCCAGGGCAGCGGCTTCAAGTCGCTCGACGAGGGTCAGCGCGTGGAGTTCGAAATCGGCCAGGGCCAGAAGGGCCCGCAGGCCCAGCGCGTCAGCGTCATCTGA
- a CDS encoding polysaccharide deacetylase family protein, with protein MDTVALTFDDGPYPSTTPALLAALGGVRATFFLWGEHAAAHPDLVRAIAAAGHTIGNHTWTHPHLTGLSADARDQEIRRTQDLLVTLTGLRPALFRPPYGDTDDAVRTTAAEHELTEVLWTVDTRDWAGAPADEVEAAASRAEPGGVVLMHEGRPATVEAVPRILAALAARGLRPVPIRG; from the coding sequence ATGGACACCGTGGCGCTGACCTTCGACGACGGCCCGTACCCCTCGACGACGCCGGCGCTGCTGGCCGCGCTCGGCGGGGTGCGGGCCACGTTCTTCCTGTGGGGCGAGCACGCCGCGGCGCACCCGGACCTGGTCCGGGCGATCGCCGCGGCGGGGCACACGATCGGCAACCACACCTGGACGCACCCACACCTCACCGGGCTGTCCGCCGACGCCCGTGACCAGGAGATCCGGCGGACGCAGGACCTCCTGGTCACGCTGACCGGACTGCGCCCGGCGCTGTTCCGGCCGCCCTACGGCGACACGGACGATGCCGTCCGGACGACCGCCGCCGAGCACGAGCTCACCGAGGTGCTGTGGACGGTCGACACCCGAGACTGGGCGGGCGCCCCGGCGGACGAGGTCGAGGCCGCGGCGTCGCGAGCCGAGCCGGGCGGCGTCGTCCTGATGCACGAAGGCCGCCCGGCGACGGTCGAAGCGGTACCCCGGATCCTCGCGGCCCTCGCCGCCCGCGGCCTGCGCCCGGTCCCGATCAGGGGTTGA
- a CDS encoding acyl-CoA desaturase, with protein sequence MTASVKARPSVPKPVLSGRQTVAELITIRTFLLVPFLALAAAVPVFWGWGVSWLDLTIGGAFFVVSTLGITVGYHRYFTHGAFRAKRALRIALAIAGGLAAQGPVIGWVADHRRHHAFSDREGDPHSPWLFGTSPVALARGFWHAHMGWLFGRDKTNVDRFAPDLERDRDMRVVDRLFPLWVVLSLLLPPLLGGLITLSWWGALTAFLWAGLARISFQHHVTWSVNSICHMIGERPFASRDRSANFWPLAILSMGESWHNTHHADPTSARHGAQRGQIDISARVIWAFEKLGWAWNVRWPTAKRLAALAR encoded by the coding sequence ATGACAGCCTCCGTGAAGGCTCGACCTTCCGTCCCCAAACCCGTGCTCTCCGGCCGCCAAACCGTGGCCGAGCTGATCACCATCCGCACGTTCCTGCTGGTCCCCTTCCTCGCGCTCGCCGCGGCCGTCCCGGTGTTCTGGGGCTGGGGCGTCAGCTGGCTCGACCTCACCATCGGCGGCGCGTTCTTCGTGGTGTCGACGCTCGGCATCACCGTCGGCTACCACCGCTACTTCACCCACGGCGCGTTCCGCGCGAAGCGGGCGCTGCGGATCGCCCTGGCCATCGCCGGCGGCCTCGCGGCGCAGGGCCCGGTGATCGGCTGGGTCGCCGACCACCGCCGTCACCACGCGTTCTCCGACCGCGAGGGCGACCCGCACTCGCCGTGGCTGTTCGGTACGTCGCCGGTCGCGCTCGCCCGCGGCTTCTGGCACGCCCACATGGGCTGGCTCTTCGGACGTGACAAGACCAACGTCGACCGCTTCGCCCCCGACCTGGAGCGCGACCGCGACATGCGCGTCGTCGACCGCCTCTTCCCGCTGTGGGTCGTGCTGAGCCTGCTGCTGCCGCCCCTGCTCGGCGGGCTGATCACCCTGTCGTGGTGGGGTGCGCTCACCGCGTTCCTCTGGGCCGGCCTGGCCCGCATCTCGTTCCAGCACCACGTCACGTGGTCGGTGAACTCGATCTGCCACATGATCGGCGAGCGCCCGTTCGCCAGCCGCGACCGCTCGGCGAACTTCTGGCCGCTGGCGATCCTGTCGATGGGCGAGTCCTGGCACAACACCCACCACGCGGACCCGACGTCGGCCCGCCACGGCGCCCAGCGCGGGCAGATCGACATCTCGGCCCGGGTGATCTGGGCGTTCGAGAAGCTCGGCTGGGCGTGGAACGTCCGGTGGCCGACCGCCAAGCGGCTGGCCGCGCTGGCCCGCTGA